Proteins from one Embleya scabrispora genomic window:
- a CDS encoding DEAD/DEAH box helicase → MRPTLAAQTLRDTTVEYLTTTFALAEPDTQDALTDFLTDPADGLFRGPYLRIRRPFRPAADGWQRHLDWWPGDQWPYAHQAEAFARLTTKDGHVPQPTLVTTGTGSGKTEAFLTPVLDHCRRARVAGRPGIKAILMYPMNALAGDQADRLGRLLEDSRLAEVTAGLYIGEAKASRTASPYGRVMVDRAEIRRNPPDILITNYKMLDLLLQRQQDAPLWRDADLAYIVIDEFHTYDGAQGTDVAMLLRRLAATVGVCEPGRPLGSICPVATSATLGAAQGLPASAAPAPDATGAGPRPMLTFASQVFGVRFPDDSVVGEDRQELDAFLSPVDLTLPLPSPAELVALPDPARTPAGLDAVARATVGCDAVDPRELGRRLLAHPLTHALLRAEVDAPLTAVEALSSFDPTSAWRTAAAGQPEIAATALARFVALISVAHDPAAPAGRERPLLMIETHLWLRALSRVLRFVAPTPVFSWSDADQAAATAVDVAPAALGNGRPPRADSPQEERRRLARRSGRLPAVYCRHCGRSGWSAICPERNPNSLVTAPDEIYRLSAGGGAGKGRVRALVAATATEAAEQARAILHQRTRRGRRGANHDSTVLVLEDNGEALRRIDPDEVLLDDHRIADAPENGVYVLAWFDNAEADANSQQDRCPACAQAQGIRFLGAGVAPLASVVVTQLFTGGELPKRDKHGRDHRRTLIFNDSVQDAAHRAGFVASRAWKFSLRSLVHQQLESRARENPVLGTEGIPLNELIAALVSRAAVSEERLLSSVVPPDLHDVDQVKALLARKKRVSPSAWNLVGERLALNTILEFGLNSRMGRTLELTRTVAAEVHVPNAERVAKTAEALYLKHLEGQLPLGEAPDETVPARHALPAAGPERLRRFEGYIRGLLEHVRQSGGIRHAWLDAFITAEGRRRYSIWGGRPEGMPAFGRNSEAPAFVLVGAGSGKTDFERVDTRESWFVDFTLRCLGLDAAAAAGYLTELIPLLAGDDIGVLAYRATGDAKQGRNRGHGVYGLTPGHIRVRPLADDQTAHAALTCPDCGWTQTVPPERVPVWTGLPCPLKRCGGALIVPSSAADGRAARDYSSDYYRRLYRESDTYSVVAAEHTGVLKRKEREEVERGFRQGVLHTDPNVLSCTPTLELGIDIGQLEAVILASLPPTTAGYTQRAGRAGRATGNAFLVSLADTSPRALYHLAEPRHLIAGPILPPGCFLSAGELLRRQYTAHLIDLAARGRLDDVPPLPDRATALFGRVGWLGVFGKAVTERTDLVEDFLNLFPTIDGVPDSGVSHDARKSLRRHVEGGGLARALRDAEKAWEAERIELVRRRALINEAADALQDNIEDQAREKRGLGREAIGVGKRLQELGQSGAQGFLVECGLLPNYSLVEDGVRLEAMLTHKEPAPKTRGSDTDDAPASRWRSELRVYERPAEAALTELAPGNAYYVRGYRHVVDGFDLGSRNQGTDPASADEGSAVRMWRVCKECGHVRTANAIADKSACPRCGGRGIGDHSALHQVIVPHKVTARDKRDDARIIDDHDNRSRGTYTVATAVDIDPAAIKATWRHSTATFGVEHAREAVIRRFNLGAAKHGRRPDTAFAGTPVTVTGFTVCPQCGGATTREPNHTPVQESLSESRAKRPDMAHHRPWCRTLRLDRPTHAADQRVITATEHHTEALRILLPAATFLVEERLASFSAALHLGLALRYGGDPAHIRSTPSTAPDRDTGLTRNYLVLYDALPSGTGYLQRLAEGDGAELRAVLAAAQKALRACPCGPGSRRACHLCLLGYAPQRDYRHVDRQEALWMLDGLLGADGASGWSVRKEQAGAEQRFAEQAESDLERRFIGCLDRWLASLPDQGVDGHEETPTGRQGKQFTVHRPDGSPVRWEVVAQKYLPEQSTRPDLLLRPVAGDTASDGAPPLPIAVYLDGYRWHASATTNRIADDAGKRARLRANGTLVWQITWDDVMAWEHSLADGPRQRKRADDDREPAGAPANPLAGLLAGPVADAAWPPYPVSDEQTPGGRVRAMWARKRRDPAEIDELLYAGAIPSLLGFLRDPDLARWQLLAKLCVGAFLPILRPGEHVEADPVTAVPWIEAVLRGERQPSVSGKGMRLISTRDASGLPLVLIADLSNGQRWSALTVLDDRAEAVHGDRPEHRRRWKAWLCWGNILQFLDPTGEGRADGLQLARTGLDTFDARLLAVTAGHGSGLLSALRLEIPGSGLHLVTDQVPETATAEQPPGAVEKVSSEVELRLWAALLEELSRMGDPGIEQLAQSLADRGDVHPATPGYDVAGISHPIELAWPDHRIGVVLDEDAQDGDYMAQCRHAGWLVRPSGAWTPHELAALLNAEPGPSTAEKAGG, encoded by the coding sequence ATGAGACCCACACTGGCCGCGCAGACACTGCGCGACACCACAGTCGAGTATCTGACGACGACGTTCGCGCTCGCGGAGCCCGACACCCAGGACGCGCTGACCGACTTCCTGACCGATCCGGCCGACGGGCTGTTCCGCGGCCCCTACCTCCGCATCCGGCGCCCGTTCCGGCCGGCCGCCGACGGCTGGCAGCGGCACCTGGACTGGTGGCCCGGAGACCAGTGGCCATACGCGCACCAGGCGGAGGCGTTTGCCCGACTGACCACCAAGGACGGGCACGTCCCGCAGCCGACCCTGGTGACGACCGGCACCGGCTCGGGCAAGACCGAGGCGTTCCTGACGCCGGTGCTCGACCACTGCCGTCGGGCACGGGTAGCCGGCCGGCCCGGCATCAAGGCCATCCTGATGTACCCGATGAACGCGCTCGCCGGCGACCAGGCCGACCGACTCGGGAGACTGCTCGAAGACAGCCGCCTCGCCGAGGTCACGGCGGGCCTGTACATCGGCGAGGCCAAAGCGTCACGCACGGCATCGCCGTACGGGCGGGTGATGGTCGACCGGGCCGAGATCCGCCGTAACCCGCCGGACATCCTGATCACCAACTACAAAATGCTCGACCTCCTGCTCCAGCGGCAGCAGGACGCCCCGCTGTGGCGCGACGCGGACCTCGCCTACATCGTGATCGACGAGTTCCACACCTACGACGGCGCGCAGGGCACCGACGTGGCGATGCTGCTGCGCCGCCTCGCCGCCACCGTCGGGGTCTGCGAGCCCGGGCGTCCGCTCGGCTCGATCTGCCCGGTGGCGACCTCTGCCACGCTGGGCGCCGCGCAGGGTCTGCCGGCGTCGGCCGCGCCCGCACCGGACGCCACCGGCGCCGGCCCGCGTCCCATGCTGACCTTCGCGTCGCAGGTGTTCGGCGTTCGCTTTCCGGACGACTCGGTCGTCGGCGAGGACCGCCAAGAGCTGGACGCGTTCCTGTCTCCCGTCGATCTGACCCTGCCGCTGCCCAGCCCCGCCGAACTGGTCGCGCTACCCGATCCGGCCCGCACACCCGCCGGCTTGGACGCGGTCGCCCGTGCCACCGTCGGTTGTGACGCCGTCGACCCGCGTGAGTTGGGTCGTCGACTGCTCGCGCACCCCTTGACCCATGCCCTGCTCCGGGCCGAGGTGGACGCGCCGCTCACCGCCGTCGAAGCCCTGTCCTCCTTCGATCCCACCTCCGCGTGGCGCACCGCCGCGGCGGGACAGCCCGAGATCGCGGCCACCGCGCTGGCCCGCTTCGTGGCGTTGATCTCGGTGGCCCACGACCCCGCCGCCCCCGCCGGGCGTGAGCGGCCCCTGCTGATGATCGAGACACACCTGTGGCTGCGCGCGCTGTCCCGGGTACTCCGCTTCGTCGCCCCGACACCGGTCTTCTCCTGGTCCGACGCCGACCAGGCGGCGGCCACCGCCGTCGACGTGGCCCCTGCGGCGTTGGGCAACGGCCGCCCGCCGCGAGCCGATTCACCGCAGGAAGAACGCCGCCGCCTGGCCCGGCGATCCGGGCGGCTGCCCGCCGTGTACTGCCGACACTGTGGACGGTCCGGCTGGAGCGCGATCTGCCCCGAGCGCAACCCGAATTCGCTGGTGACGGCACCGGACGAGATCTACCGACTCAGCGCGGGCGGCGGTGCGGGCAAGGGCCGCGTGCGAGCGCTCGTCGCCGCGACCGCGACCGAGGCGGCCGAGCAGGCACGGGCGATCCTCCATCAGCGCACACGGCGCGGGCGTCGTGGGGCCAATCACGACTCGACCGTGCTCGTGCTCGAAGACAACGGCGAGGCGCTGCGTCGGATCGACCCCGACGAAGTCCTCCTCGACGACCACCGGATCGCCGACGCCCCCGAGAACGGCGTCTACGTGCTGGCCTGGTTCGACAACGCCGAAGCCGACGCGAACTCCCAACAGGATCGCTGTCCCGCGTGTGCCCAGGCCCAGGGCATCCGCTTCCTCGGCGCCGGAGTGGCCCCGCTCGCCTCGGTCGTGGTCACCCAACTGTTCACCGGTGGCGAGTTGCCCAAGCGCGACAAGCACGGGCGCGACCACCGGCGCACGCTGATCTTCAACGACTCGGTCCAGGACGCGGCACACCGCGCCGGATTCGTGGCCAGTCGAGCCTGGAAGTTCTCCCTGCGCTCCCTCGTACACCAGCAGTTGGAGTCGCGCGCGCGGGAGAATCCGGTACTGGGCACCGAGGGGATCCCGCTCAACGAGCTCATCGCCGCGCTGGTCAGTCGCGCCGCGGTCTCCGAAGAGCGATTGCTCTCCTCCGTCGTTCCGCCCGACCTGCACGACGTGGACCAGGTGAAGGCTCTTCTGGCACGCAAGAAACGCGTCTCGCCCAGTGCCTGGAATCTGGTCGGAGAGCGGCTGGCACTCAACACCATCCTGGAGTTCGGCCTCAATTCGCGCATGGGGCGCACCTTGGAGCTGACCCGCACGGTGGCGGCCGAGGTGCACGTGCCGAACGCCGAGCGCGTGGCGAAGACGGCCGAGGCCCTGTATCTCAAGCATCTGGAGGGCCAACTTCCGCTCGGTGAAGCACCGGATGAAACTGTCCCCGCCCGCCACGCGCTACCTGCCGCCGGCCCGGAACGGCTGCGGCGCTTCGAAGGCTATATTCGCGGCCTGTTGGAGCACGTACGGCAAAGCGGCGGTATCCGGCACGCGTGGCTGGACGCGTTCATCACCGCGGAAGGCCGTCGCCGCTACTCCATCTGGGGCGGACGCCCGGAGGGCATGCCGGCCTTCGGCCGCAACTCCGAGGCACCGGCGTTCGTGCTCGTCGGTGCGGGCTCCGGCAAGACGGACTTCGAGCGCGTCGACACCCGGGAGAGCTGGTTCGTCGACTTCACCCTGCGCTGCCTCGGCCTGGACGCCGCGGCCGCGGCCGGGTACCTCACCGAACTGATCCCGCTCCTCGCGGGCGACGACATCGGCGTACTCGCCTATCGAGCCACGGGGGACGCCAAACAGGGCCGAAACCGAGGCCACGGCGTGTACGGGCTCACCCCCGGCCACATCCGCGTCCGCCCACTCGCCGACGACCAAACCGCACACGCCGCCTTGACCTGCCCGGACTGCGGCTGGACGCAGACCGTGCCTCCCGAGCGCGTTCCCGTCTGGACCGGACTTCCGTGTCCGCTCAAACGCTGCGGTGGCGCGCTGATCGTGCCCTCGTCGGCGGCGGACGGGCGCGCCGCGCGCGACTACAGCTCCGACTACTACCGGCGGCTGTACCGCGAGTCGGACACCTACAGCGTGGTTGCCGCCGAACACACCGGCGTTCTCAAGCGCAAGGAGCGCGAGGAAGTCGAACGAGGCTTTCGACAAGGCGTGTTGCACACCGACCCGAATGTCCTCTCCTGTACCCCCACACTCGAACTCGGGATCGACATCGGCCAGTTGGAGGCGGTGATCCTGGCATCGCTGCCGCCGACCACGGCCGGCTACACCCAACGGGCGGGCCGGGCGGGCCGGGCCACCGGCAACGCCTTCCTGGTCTCCTTGGCCGACACCAGCCCGCGGGCCCTGTACCACCTCGCCGAACCACGCCACCTGATCGCCGGCCCGATCCTGCCGCCCGGCTGTTTTCTGTCCGCGGGCGAACTGCTGCGCCGGCAGTACACCGCCCACCTGATCGACCTGGCCGCGCGCGGGCGACTCGACGACGTGCCACCCCTGCCCGACCGCGCGACCGCCCTGTTCGGACGAGTCGGCTGGCTCGGTGTGTTCGGCAAGGCGGTCACTGAACGCACCGACCTCGTCGAGGACTTCCTGAACCTGTTCCCCACGATCGACGGCGTACCCGATTCCGGGGTCTCCCACGACGCCCGCAAGTCGTTGCGGCGCCACGTGGAAGGCGGCGGCCTGGCCCGTGCGCTGCGCGACGCCGAGAAGGCGTGGGAGGCCGAACGGATCGAGCTGGTGCGGCGACGTGCGCTGATCAACGAGGCGGCCGACGCTCTCCAGGACAACATCGAAGACCAGGCCCGCGAAAAGCGCGGCCTCGGTCGGGAAGCGATCGGGGTCGGCAAGCGGCTCCAGGAACTCGGCCAGTCGGGCGCCCAGGGCTTCCTGGTCGAATGCGGCCTGCTGCCCAACTACAGCCTGGTCGAGGACGGCGTGCGCCTGGAGGCGATGCTCACGCACAAGGAACCCGCCCCGAAGACACGTGGCAGCGACACCGACGACGCACCCGCATCGAGGTGGCGTAGCGAACTGCGCGTTTACGAGCGGCCCGCCGAGGCGGCCCTGACCGAACTCGCCCCAGGAAACGCCTATTACGTGCGGGGATACCGCCACGTCGTGGACGGCTTCGACCTCGGGAGCCGCAACCAGGGCACGGACCCGGCCAGTGCCGACGAAGGCTCCGCGGTGCGTATGTGGCGGGTCTGCAAGGAGTGCGGACACGTCCGTACCGCCAATGCCATTGCCGACAAGTCGGCCTGCCCGCGGTGTGGCGGCCGAGGTATCGGCGACCACAGCGCCCTGCATCAGGTGATCGTCCCGCACAAGGTCACCGCCCGCGACAAGCGCGACGACGCACGGATCATCGACGACCACGACAACCGCAGCCGGGGCACGTACACCGTCGCCACGGCCGTCGACATCGACCCGGCCGCGATCAAGGCGACCTGGCGGCACTCCACCGCCACGTTCGGCGTCGAGCACGCGCGCGAAGCGGTCATCCGCCGCTTCAACCTCGGCGCCGCCAAACACGGTCGCCGCCCCGACACCGCCTTCGCAGGTACGCCGGTCACGGTCACCGGCTTCACCGTCTGCCCGCAGTGCGGCGGCGCCACCACCCGTGAGCCCAACCACACCCCGGTCCAGGAGTCGCTGAGCGAATCCCGCGCCAAGCGGCCCGACATGGCACACCATCGCCCTTGGTGCAGAACGCTGCGGCTGGACCGGCCCACGCACGCGGCGGACCAGCGCGTGATCACCGCCACCGAGCATCACACGGAGGCGCTGCGCATCCTGCTGCCCGCCGCGACGTTCCTCGTCGAGGAGCGCCTCGCGTCCTTCTCCGCCGCACTCCACCTGGGCCTGGCCCTGCGCTACGGCGGCGACCCCGCCCACATCCGCTCCACGCCCAGCACCGCGCCCGACCGGGACACCGGCCTCACCCGCAACTACCTCGTGCTGTACGACGCGTTGCCCAGCGGTACGGGATACCTGCAACGCCTCGCCGAGGGCGACGGCGCAGAACTGCGTGCCGTACTGGCCGCCGCCCAAAAGGCATTGCGGGCCTGCCCGTGCGGCCCGGGGTCGCGCCGCGCCTGTCACCTGTGCCTGCTCGGCTATGCCCCGCAGCGCGACTATCGCCACGTCGACCGCCAGGAAGCCCTGTGGATGCTCGACGGCCTCCTCGGTGCCGACGGCGCGAGCGGATGGAGTGTGCGCAAGGAACAGGCCGGAGCCGAACAGCGGTTTGCCGAACAAGCGGAGAGCGACCTGGAACGTCGCTTCATCGGTTGCCTCGACCGCTGGCTGGCCTCCCTCCCGGACCAAGGAGTGGACGGCCACGAGGAAACACCCACCGGCCGGCAGGGCAAGCAATTCACCGTGCATCGCCCCGACGGCTCCCCGGTTCGCTGGGAGGTCGTCGCCCAGAAGTATCTGCCGGAGCAGTCCACTCGGCCCGATCTCCTCCTGCGTCCCGTCGCCGGGGACACCGCGAGTGACGGCGCCCCGCCGCTGCCGATCGCCGTCTACCTCGACGGCTACCGCTGGCACGCATCCGCAACCACGAACCGCATCGCCGACGACGCGGGCAAGCGCGCCCGACTGCGCGCGAACGGGACCCTGGTCTGGCAGATCACCTGGGACGATGTGATGGCGTGGGAGCACAGCCTCGCCGACGGCCCGAGGCAGCGGAAGCGGGCGGACGACGACCGCGAACCCGCAGGCGCACCGGCCAACCCCCTGGCCGGGCTGCTTGCCGGGCCCGTGGCAGACGCCGCATGGCCGCCGTACCCGGTTTCGGACGAGCAGACCCCCGGCGGCAGGGTCCGGGCCATGTGGGCCCGGAAGCGCCGTGATCCCGCCGAAATCGACGAGTTGCTGTACGCCGGAGCCATTCCGTCCCTACTCGGCTTTCTGCGTGATCCGGACCTCGCTCGATGGCAGCTACTGGCCAAGCTGTGCGTCGGAGCCTTCCTGCCGATCCTGCGTCCGGGGGAGCACGTCGAGGCGGATCCGGTCACCGCCGTGCCCTGGATCGAAGCGGTACTGCGCGGCGAGCGGCAGCCGTCCGTCAGTGGGAAGGGCATGAGGCTCATTTCGACTCGCGACGCCTCGGGCCTTCCACTGGTCCTGATCGCCGACCTGTCGAACGGACAACGGTGGAGCGCCCTGACCGTGCTGGACGATCGTGCCGAAGCGGTGCACGGCGACCGGCCGGAACACCGGCGGCGCTGGAAGGCATGGCTGTGCTGGGGGAACATTCTCCAGTTCCTCGACCCGACGGGGGAGGGCCGCGCCGACGGACTGCAACTCGCCCGCACCGGCCTCGACACATTCGACGCACGGTTGTTGGCTGTCACGGCCGGACACGGGAGTGGATTGCTTTCGGCGCTGCGCCTGGAGATTCCCGGGAGCGGCCTGCACTTGGTGACTGATCAGGTACCGGAAACCGCGACCGCGGAGCAGCCCCCGGGCGCCGTTGAAAAGGTATCGAGCGAGGTCGAACTTCGGCTGTGGGCAGCGCTTTTGGAAGAGCTCTCCCGCATGGGAGATCCAGGCATCGAGCAACTTGCCCAGAGTCTCGCCGACCGCGGCGACGTACATCCGGCGACCCCCGGGTACGACGTCGCGGGCATTTCGCACCCGATCGAACTCGCATGGCCGGACCACCGGATCGGAGTCGTACTCGACGAAGACGCCCAAGACGGCGACTACATGGCACAGTGTCGACATGCTGGCTGGCTCGTGCGACCCAGCGGAGCATGGACGCCCCACGAACTGGCCGCGCTCTTGAACGCGGAGCCGGGACCAAGTACGGCGGAGAAGGCTGGAGGGTGA
- a CDS encoding ATP-binding protein, with product MTIKSDTSPETAFPVDLAEPAHHFAMRFSSTPRGARLARRLVAHRLHEWGVPYDSDPHDAMTLIVGELCANAVCHGHAPRRDFRLRLAANDATIRVEVTDSRSGLLPVPGAARVREDTAPIAESGRGLLLVASTATEWGWYPEPGGRGKTVWADLRLHRADADSSAPNATASKTRPGPDRRKRPK from the coding sequence ATGACGATCAAGTCCGACACATCTCCCGAAACCGCGTTTCCTGTGGATCTCGCCGAGCCCGCCCACCACTTCGCCATGCGTTTCAGCTCGACGCCGCGCGGCGCCCGTCTCGCGCGGCGGCTCGTGGCCCACCGACTGCACGAATGGGGCGTGCCGTACGACAGCGACCCCCACGATGCGATGACACTGATCGTGGGGGAGCTGTGCGCGAACGCCGTATGCCATGGCCACGCCCCCAGGCGGGATTTCCGGCTCCGTCTGGCCGCGAACGATGCGACCATCCGCGTGGAGGTCACCGACTCGCGCTCCGGATTGCTTCCCGTCCCCGGCGCCGCCCGCGTTCGCGAGGACACCGCCCCGATCGCCGAATCCGGACGTGGCCTGCTCCTCGTGGCGAGCACCGCGACCGAATGGGGCTGGTACCCCGAGCCGGGTGGACGAGGAAAGACGGTCTGGGCCGACTTGCGCCTCCACCGCGCCGACGCCGATTCCTCCGCCCCCAACGCGACCGCATCGAAAACGCGGCCCGGTCCGGATCGGCGGAAACGTCCCAAGTAG
- a CDS encoding helix-turn-helix domain-containing protein: MRRGGTSRRCAPCRGLRRRVGLGRVVRPSGSERDGNGGRETIGQRPEDEPGTGLVAAFGRQLKLLRIRAGVERVEFGAQMGYSTATIAAYEQGRRIAPPKFIDKADDALDAGGVLKALKEDLARAQYPAFFRDAARLEGEAVALSVYATVAVPGLLQTEDYARAVFRMQRPLLDDEVIEQRLAARLARQRIFGRRPSPLMSFIMEEAVLHRPIGGRMTLRGQREQILLIGQNRNVEIQVMPTNREDHAGLGGPFNLIDTAQGQRVAYTEVQDDSRLYTGLPKIRELESRYGILRSQALTPSESLAFVEQLLGER; encoded by the coding sequence ATGCGTCGGGGTGGGACGAGTAGGCGGTGTGCGCCGTGTAGAGGACTTCGACGGCGCGTTGGGCTGGGGAGGGTGGTGAGGCCGAGTGGGTCAGAGCGAGATGGAAACGGCGGGCGCGAGACGATCGGACAACGGCCGGAAGACGAGCCGGGGACGGGCTTGGTGGCAGCTTTCGGTCGCCAGTTGAAGCTGCTGCGGATCAGGGCCGGGGTGGAGCGCGTCGAGTTCGGCGCACAGATGGGCTACTCGACCGCGACGATCGCGGCCTACGAGCAGGGTCGGCGCATCGCGCCGCCCAAGTTCATCGACAAGGCGGACGACGCGCTGGATGCGGGCGGGGTACTCAAGGCGCTGAAGGAGGACTTGGCGCGGGCGCAGTATCCGGCGTTCTTCCGGGACGCGGCGAGGTTGGAGGGAGAAGCGGTTGCCCTGTCGGTGTATGCCACGGTCGCCGTTCCAGGTCTGCTGCAGACCGAGGACTACGCGCGTGCCGTGTTTCGCATGCAGCGCCCCCTGTTGGACGACGAAGTGATCGAACAACGACTGGCAGCGCGTTTGGCACGACAGCGGATCTTCGGCCGTCGGCCTTCTCCGTTGATGAGCTTCATCATGGAAGAGGCGGTGCTGCACAGGCCGATCGGCGGCCGGATGACGCTGCGCGGTCAGCGGGAGCAGATCCTCCTCATCGGGCAAAACCGTAACGTGGAGATCCAGGTCATGCCGACCAATCGCGAGGACCACGCCGGTCTCGGCGGCCCGTTCAACCTGATCGACACCGCGCAGGGACAGCGCGTCGCGTACACCGAGGTACAGGACGACAGCCGCTTGTACACCGGGCTGCCAAAGATCCGCGAACTTGAATCCCGCTATGGCATCCTGCGGTCTCAGGCTCTCACCCCGAGTGAGTCGTTGGCCTTTGTCGAGCAACTGCTGGGAGAACGATGA
- a CDS encoding DUF397 domain-containing protein, with protein sequence MTVQRAAPPVPEGAWFKSSYSSGGGGECVEAATGTEVVYVRDSKNHDGPILALSSKAWTGFVVFTVDRAH encoded by the coding sequence ATGACCGTTCAGCGTGCCGCGCCACCTGTCCCGGAGGGCGCATGGTTCAAGAGCAGCTACAGCAGCGGCGGCGGCGGCGAGTGCGTGGAAGCGGCGACAGGCACCGAAGTCGTTTACGTTCGGGACTCCAAGAATCACGACGGTCCGATCCTCGCGCTGTCGTCCAAGGCGTGGACAGGCTTCGTCGTCTTTACGGTTGATCGGGCCCACTGA